The Streptomyces griseiscabiei genomic sequence GCGTCTCGATCGCGCAGATGCGGGAGGCGAACCGGCGGTGGCAGGCGATGGTGCGCTCGCCCCGGGGCCGGGGGTCGGCCTCCCGGTACCGGTCGGTCCTCGGGGCGCCGGAGTCGGTCACCACGCGGAGGATCGGCGACCTGGAGTGCGCGGCATGGCTGTGGCCGGTCCCGCTCTGGGCCGACCTCCGCTTCGAGGTGCTGCTCGCGCCGAACGGGGCCGTGTGGAACGAGTGGCTGGTGCGGACGCCGGGGGCGGCCGGTCCCGAGTTGCGTGCGCTGGAGGATCTGGTGCCGTGGTCCTGCACGGTGGACGAGGTGGCGCGGGCGTTCGCGCCGGCGCGGCCCTTGGAGGGGTCGGCGCCGACGCGGTGGGGGTTGCGGTTCGCCGCGGCGGACGGGGCGGGGGTGGTGCGGGAGTGTGTCGCCGAGTTCACGTGGGGGTTGTTGCAGAGGGTCGCCTAGGAGCTCGGGTGTCCTGGGTGGGTGGGCGAGTGCGGGTCCGGTGGGGGCTTCTCGCGCAGTTCCCCGCGCCCCTCAAAAGCACGGGGTGACCCCGGGCTGCCAAAGGGGCGCGGGGAACTGCGCGACCAGCCCCCACCGGACCCGCGCATGGCTACAAAGCGGCATCCGGTCGCAGGCTGTCAGGTCCCGCACGCTATCGATCAGTCGATTCAGCATCCGCTCCTAAATGCCCTCCAAAGGCGCCCAAGTAGAAGATTGGCGATCATCCGGCCGTCCCGGACCCCGCTGGCCCTACTGTCCGTCCTGAGTCCTGATCCTCACGGGAAGGCAGTCCCATGACGACCCAGCACCGCGCGGAGCGAACCGTGCCCGTCGAGCGGCTGCGGCTGGGGGATCACGCGTGTATGGGGCCGGCGGACATCGAGGGCGCCGGGGAGTCGCCGTGGAAGGTGTTCACCGCGTACACCCGGACGAGTCTGGCGCGCGGGGAGAAGGTCCTGCTGGTCATGGACCCGGACGACCTGAGCGACGACGAGGTGGTCGCGCTGCTGGACCGGGGCAGCGGGCAGGTCGTGGCGGCGCGGGCCGGCGGCCAGCTGTCGCTCAAGCGGAACACCGAGATCTACGCCCCCGACGGCCGCTTCGAGGAGCGGCGCACGATCGACACCTACGCCTCCGAGGTCGACCGGGCCTGCGACGAGGGCTGGGCGGGGCTGCGGGTCACCGCCGACATGAGCTGGGCGCCCCGGATGAACCTCGGCCACGACCGGCTGCTCGACTACGAGGCCTCGGTGGCACCGCTGTTCGCGGACCCGCTGTTCACCGCGATCTGCTGGTACGACCGTCAGCGGTTCGACGACGAGGTGACGGCCCGGGTCGGGAAGGTCCATCCGATGCG encodes the following:
- a CDS encoding MEDS domain-containing protein, whose translation is MTTQHRAERTVPVERLRLGDHACMGPADIEGAGESPWKVFTAYTRTSLARGEKVLLVMDPDDLSDDEVVALLDRGSGQVVAARAGGQLSLKRNTEIYAPDGRFEERRTIDTYASEVDRACDEGWAGLRVTADMSWAPRMNLGHDRLLDYEASVAPLFADPLFTAICWYDRQRFDDEVTARVGKVHPMRVMERLDSLEVTGTPDGGRIAGTAELSTRTEFVEALREALERRGDSGPSHFVLDLRDLCFMEAHCAWQLISLAASLPAGSEVTVRCGELLGLVLEQLGAGEVPQLLVSVEAEGHGGEAG